ATTAAATGATGAAATACCTTGAGTCATGCGATACTCTGCACGCTAACTTTTTAAGCATTGATTCAGAAGAATCGGCGTTACCGTTTTGTGTGGCGGAACTTATAATGAAAAGATGTAATCCGCTAAACATGACAGAAAAACAAAGGCGTAAAGGAACTTTGCTGGCCTCGGGCACTCCAACTCAAAGCTTGCTCAAAAATGCAGGGTTCGAGTGGCATTTCGATTACGCGTGGATATTAGGTTTGGGGAGACATTACCTCGGATGAGCGAGCAGTTAACGGATCAGGTCCTCGTCGAACGGGTCCAGAAGGGAGATCAGAAATCATTTAACCTACTGGTGGTGCGCTACCAGCATAAGGTTGCGAGCCTGGTTTCCCGCTATGTGCCTTCGGGAGATGTTCCCGACGTGGTGCAGGAGTCTTTTATTAAAGCGTATCGCGCACTGGATTCATTCCGTGGCGATAGTGCGTTTTATACGTGGCTGTATCGCATTGCGGTCAACACGGCAAAAAATTATCTGGTTGCTCAGGGGCGTCGTCCACCTTCAAGCGATGTGGACGCCATTGATGCGGAAAACTACGAAAGTGGTAGCGCATTGAAAGAAATTTCGAACCCTGAGAACTTAATGTTGTCTGAAGAGCTGAGACAGATAGTTTTCCGTACTATTGAGTCACTCCCGGAAGATTTACGCATGGCAATCACGTTGCGGGAGTTGGATGGTATGAGCTATGAAGAGATAGCCGCCATCATGGATTGCCCGGTAGGTACTGTGCGTTCTCGTATTTTCCGCGCAAGGGAAGCTATTGATAATAAAGTTCAACCGCTTATCAGGCGTTGACGATAGCGGATTACTGGAAGGGTATTTAGGCATGCAGAAAGAACAACTTTCCGCTTTAATGGATGGCGAATCTCTCGATAGCGAGCTGCTTAATCGCCTGTCACACGACAGCGAGCTTCAGCAAAGCTGGGAGAGCTACCATCTTATCCGCGACACGATGCGCGGAGATACCAGCGAAGTGCTTCATTTCGATATTTCAGCCAACGTGATGGCGGCTATCGCGAATGAACCAGTGCGTAACGTCGCGCCGCTCATTACCGAATCACAACCGCAGCCTCAGCAATGGCAGAAAATGCCGTTCTGGCACAAGGTGCGTCCGTGGGCAAGCCAGCTGACTCAGATGGGCGTTGCTGCGTGTGTATCGCTTGCGGTTATTGTGGGCGTGCAGCACTATAACGTTAAGTCTGACAGCGCCGCGCAGCCGGAAACGCCAGTGTTTAACACCCTGCCGATGATGGGCAAAGCCAGTCCGGTAAGCCTGGGCGTACCGTCTGATACCACGGCCAGCAACAACAGTCAGCAGGTACAGGAACAGCGTCGTCGTATTAACGCTATGCTGCAGGATTATGAATTGCAGCGTCGTTTACACTCCGAGCAGCTCCAGTTTGAACAGGCGCAAACTCAGCAGGCCGCTGTGCAAGTGCCAGGAAACCAAACTTTAGGAACGCAATCGCAGTAATGAAGCAACTTTGGTGTGCCCTGTCTCTCGTGGCAGGCGGCCTGTTGTTCACCTCCAGCGCCTCGGCGGACACTGTTTCGTCCGGGGCGTTGTTGCAGCAGATGAACCAGGCGAGTCAGTCACTCAACTATGAGCTGGCGTTTATCAATATCAGCAAACAAGGGATTGAGTCCCTTAGTTATCGCCACGCACGTCTTGATAACCGCCCGCTTGCACAATTCCTGCAAATGGAT
This region of Cedecea lapagei genomic DNA includes:
- the rseD gene encoding rpoE leader peptide RseD — protein: MTEKQRRKGTLLASGTPTQSLLKNAGFEWHFDYAWILGLGRHYLG
- the rpoE gene encoding RNA polymerase sigma factor RpoE, producing MSEQLTDQVLVERVQKGDQKSFNLLVVRYQHKVASLVSRYVPSGDVPDVVQESFIKAYRALDSFRGDSAFYTWLYRIAVNTAKNYLVAQGRRPPSSDVDAIDAENYESGSALKEISNPENLMLSEELRQIVFRTIESLPEDLRMAITLRELDGMSYEEIAAIMDCPVGTVRSRIFRAREAIDNKVQPLIRR
- the rseA gene encoding anti-sigma-E factor RseA, with the translated sequence MQKEQLSALMDGESLDSELLNRLSHDSELQQSWESYHLIRDTMRGDTSEVLHFDISANVMAAIANEPVRNVAPLITESQPQPQQWQKMPFWHKVRPWASQLTQMGVAACVSLAVIVGVQHYNVKSDSAAQPETPVFNTLPMMGKASPVSLGVPSDTTASNNSQQVQEQRRRINAMLQDYELQRRLHSEQLQFEQAQTQQAAVQVPGNQTLGTQSQ